The Flavobacterium commune genome contains a region encoding:
- a CDS encoding RNA polymerase sigma factor: protein MQEVYSDNTELIHALKTGDPKAYTYLVNTYHHKLCVYAYNFTHDRSLSEDIVQNVFMRIWNKRENLKEDFVLISFLYKSVYNEFIDQYRSQKAVYPLEKKYIDALNAIVENEDEHSLERIIKLVKREIQNLPPKCKEIFLLSKEEGLTNIEIAEYKNLSIKSVEAHITKAYAILRNSLGENTNIYLFLMFG, encoded by the coding sequence ATGCAAGAGGTTTATTCTGACAATACTGAACTTATTCATGCTTTAAAGACGGGAGATCCAAAAGCATACACTTATTTGGTAAATACTTACCACCATAAACTATGCGTCTATGCTTATAATTTTACTCATGATCGTAGTCTGTCTGAAGATATTGTTCAAAATGTATTCATGCGTATCTGGAACAAACGCGAAAATCTAAAAGAAGATTTTGTACTTATCAGTTTTCTGTATAAATCCGTTTACAATGAGTTTATTGATCAATATCGAAGTCAAAAAGCGGTTTATCCTCTGGAAAAAAAATATATTGATGCTCTTAATGCTATTGTAGAAAATGAGGATGAACATTCACTTGAACGAATCATCAAATTGGTCAAAAGAGAAATTCAAAATCTCCCACCTAAATGTAAGGAAATCTTTTTATTAAGTAAAGAAGAAGGACTCACTAATATAGAAATTGCCGAGTATAAAAACCTTTCTATCAAATCAGTTGAAGCTCATATAACAAAAGCCTATGCTATATTGCGTAATTCTTTGGGAGAAAACACAAATATCTATTTGTTTTTGATGTTTGGATAA
- a CDS encoding NUDIX hydrolase, producing the protein MLNNYSTEDKVLLSVDCIIFGFDKEGLKILLIKRDFAPEKGKWSLMGGFLKKSESLNDAAIRVLNHYTGLQNIYMEQFYAYSEVDRDPEERTISVAYYALINIENHNTELIRNYHAEWFNISKMPKLIFDHDDMVAHAVRRLRYRTSTKPVGFELLPEKFTMRQLLELYEAILDKELDKRNFISKINSLDILVKLNEKDMLSSRKGSYLYMFDKEKYDAKLLNHFVLNL; encoded by the coding sequence ATGTTAAATAATTATAGCACCGAAGACAAAGTCTTATTATCAGTTGATTGTATCATTTTTGGTTTTGACAAAGAGGGATTAAAAATCCTGCTAATCAAACGAGATTTTGCTCCCGAAAAAGGAAAATGGTCTTTAATGGGAGGGTTTTTAAAGAAAAGTGAGTCTTTAAATGATGCCGCTATAAGGGTTTTGAATCATTATACGGGATTACAAAACATCTACATGGAACAATTTTATGCTTACAGCGAAGTAGATCGGGATCCTGAAGAGAGAACTATTTCAGTAGCTTATTATGCACTTATCAATATTGAAAATCACAATACTGAATTAATCAGGAATTACCATGCCGAATGGTTTAATATATCAAAAATGCCCAAATTAATTTTTGATCACGATGATATGGTTGCTCATGCAGTAAGAAGATTGCGTTACAGAACTTCAACAAAACCGGTAGGATTCGAGCTTTTACCTGAAAAATTTACCATGCGTCAATTACTGGAATTGTACGAAGCCATTTTAGACAAAGAATTAGACAAACGTAATTTTATCAGCAAAATCAATTCTTTAGATATTCTGGTAAAACTCAACGAAAAAGACATGTTATCGTCCCGAAAAGGCTCTTATCTTTATATGTTTGACAAAGAAAAATACGACGCTAAATTACTCAATCATTTTGTTTTAAACTTATAA
- a CDS encoding NADP-dependent glyceraldehyde-3-phosphate dehydrogenase, with the protein MNSIPEEFKIKTLLHQDTYLVDGELKKWTGKTTEVFSTISSTEEYAPTLLGTIPFMGEEEAAEVVNSAKKAFNNGQGLWPTMKVADRIKCMENFVTQMKTTRQEVVKLLMWEIGKTLGDSEKEFDRTVDYIYDTIEHYKQLDRSNAHFTKSQGVNAMIRRGPIGVVLCLGPYNYPLNETFSLLIPALIMGNPVIFKPAKNGVLLISPLLEAFKTSFPKGAINIVYGRGREIASPIMKSGVVDILALIGNSKSAIALQDQHPNKNRLRLVLGLEAKNPAIILPDADLDLAISECITGTLSFNGQRCTALKVLYVHESIAEEFNKRFSQKVDELIFGNPWDKSVSLTPLPETEKPAYIQGLIDDATAKGAKIINQKGGEHSENYIFPAVLFPVNKEMRVYHEEQFGPVVPIMTFKDIQEPLNDMAESNYGQQVSLFGKNITTIAPLIDALVNLVCRVNLNSSCQRGPDVYPFTGRKDSAVGTLSVFDALRSFSIRTFVASKDNAYNNEILQELLNSKESNFINTDYIL; encoded by the coding sequence ATGAATTCAATACCGGAAGAGTTTAAGATAAAAACATTATTACACCAGGATACTTATTTAGTTGATGGCGAGTTGAAAAAATGGACAGGAAAGACAACCGAGGTTTTTTCTACTATTTCTTCTACCGAAGAATATGCTCCTACTTTGTTAGGGACCATTCCGTTTATGGGTGAAGAAGAAGCGGCAGAAGTGGTGAATTCAGCTAAAAAAGCGTTTAATAACGGTCAGGGTTTATGGCCTACTATGAAAGTAGCTGATCGTATTAAGTGTATGGAAAATTTCGTTACACAAATGAAAACTACCCGTCAGGAAGTAGTAAAGTTGTTAATGTGGGAAATTGGAAAAACCTTAGGCGATTCTGAAAAAGAATTCGACAGAACGGTAGATTATATTTACGATACTATTGAACATTACAAACAATTAGACAGAAGTAATGCTCATTTTACAAAAAGCCAGGGGGTAAATGCGATGATTCGCCGTGGGCCTATTGGAGTGGTTTTGTGTTTAGGACCTTACAACTATCCTTTGAATGAAACTTTTTCATTACTGATTCCTGCTTTGATTATGGGAAATCCGGTAATTTTCAAGCCTGCTAAAAACGGAGTATTGTTAATTTCACCTTTATTAGAAGCTTTTAAAACCAGTTTTCCAAAAGGTGCTATAAATATCGTTTACGGTAGAGGTAGAGAGATTGCTTCTCCAATTATGAAATCAGGAGTGGTAGATATTTTGGCTTTAATTGGAAACAGTAAATCAGCGATTGCATTGCAAGATCAGCATCCAAATAAAAACAGATTGCGTTTGGTTTTAGGATTGGAAGCTAAAAATCCAGCTATTATTTTACCGGATGCCGATTTAGATTTGGCAATTTCTGAATGTATTACAGGAACTTTATCTTTCAACGGTCAGCGTTGTACAGCTTTGAAAGTGTTGTATGTTCACGAATCGATTGCTGAAGAGTTTAATAAGAGATTCTCTCAAAAAGTGGATGAACTTATTTTTGGAAATCCTTGGGACAAATCAGTTTCATTGACTCCGCTTCCGGAAACTGAAAAACCGGCTTACATTCAGGGATTAATTGATGATGCTACTGCAAAAGGAGCTAAAATTATCAACCAAAAAGGAGGAGAGCATTCTGAAAATTATATTTTTCCAGCAGTTTTATTCCCTGTGAACAAAGAAATGCGCGTATATCATGAAGAGCAATTTGGACCTGTTGTGCCAATTATGACTTTCAAAGATATTCAGGAGCCATTAAACGATATGGCTGAATCTAATTACGGTCAACAAGTAAGTTTATTTGGTAAAAATATCACAACTATTGCACCGCTTATTGATGCTTTAGTAAATTTAGTATGTAGAGTAAACCTGAATAGTTCTTGCCAACGTGGACCAGATGTGTATCCGTTTACAGGTCGTAAAGACTCTGCAGTAGGTACATTAAGTGTTTTTGATGCCTTACGTTCATTCTCTATTAGAACCTTTGTGGCTTCTAAAGACAATGCTTACAATAACGAAATATTACAAGAATTATTAAATAGTAAAGAATCAAACTTTATTAATACTGATTATATCTTGTAG
- a CDS encoding rhodanese-like domain-containing protein translates to MNLTQEDWIAQLEEDENAVILDVRTEDECDEGIIPNAINIDIHKGQGFISEIEKLDKSKNYYVYCRSGARSAKACEIMNELGFENAYNLLGGMLDWDGEVVAP, encoded by the coding sequence ATGAATTTAACACAAGAAGATTGGATTGCTCAACTCGAAGAAGATGAGAATGCAGTAATTTTAGATGTCAGAACAGAAGACGAATGTGACGAAGGAATTATTCCTAATGCTATCAATATTGATATTCATAAAGGTCAGGGTTTTATTTCTGAAATAGAGAAATTAGACAAAAGTAAAAATTACTATGTCTATTGTCGTTCTGGTGCCAGAAGCGCAAAAGCATGCGAAATCATGAATGAATTAGGATTTGAAAATGCCTATAACTTATTGGGAGGTATGTTAGATTGGGATGGAGAAGTAGTTGCTCCCTAA
- a CDS encoding Crp/Fnr family transcriptional regulator, translated as MSEETITIKKAFPNFSNELIQEIEANSSYQYFKAGDVIMRTGQYIKNTILILKGQLKIYREGEDGEEFLMYYLQPGQACAISLICSTKNQTSQITAKVVEDVEAISIPLALMDKWMMNHRTWYEFVIYTYRTRFEEVLEVIDNIAFRAMDERLEFYLKRHAKACGCKEINLSHQEIALELNTSREVISRLLKKMEQRGLVNLHRNQIELLM; from the coding sequence ATGTCAGAAGAAACCATTACAATAAAAAAAGCCTTTCCAAATTTCTCTAATGAACTTATTCAGGAAATTGAAGCCAATTCCAGCTATCAATATTTTAAAGCCGGAGATGTCATTATGCGAACAGGACAATACATCAAAAACACCATTTTAATCCTTAAAGGACAATTAAAAATTTATCGTGAAGGCGAAGATGGCGAAGAGTTTTTAATGTACTACCTGCAACCCGGGCAAGCCTGCGCAATTTCGTTAATTTGTTCGACAAAAAATCAAACGAGCCAAATTACCGCTAAGGTAGTTGAAGATGTCGAAGCCATCAGTATTCCGCTTGCTTTAATGGATAAATGGATGATGAATCATCGCACTTGGTACGAATTTGTAATTTACACCTACCGCACCCGATTTGAAGAAGTTCTGGAAGTCATTGATAACATTGCGTTTCGAGCTATGGACGAACGATTGGAATTCTATCTAAAACGTCATGCAAAAGCTTGTGGTTGTAAAGAAATCAACTTATCGCATCAGGAAATTGCCCTTGAATTAAATACGTCCAGAGAAGTCATTTCGCGTTTATTAAAAAAAATGGAACAGCGCGGATTAGTCAACTTACACCGTAACCAAATTGAATTATTGATGTAA
- a CDS encoding sulfite exporter TauE/SafE family protein, translating to MEYFGYFASIIIGLSLGLIGSGGSILTIPILVYLFKINPELATSYSLFIVGITAFYGGYSHYKLGNLKLKTALYFAVPSVISILIIREVIFPKIASTLFTVASYAVSKDLLIMIVFAILMIGASISMIKKNKTEITNHKINYSQLAIIGALVGIVTGFLGAGGGFLIIPALLFFANLPMKQAVGTSLLIIFINSAIGFAGDLYLNTPIDYGFLLLISAMAFIGMFIGILLSKKIDGSKLKPVFGWFVLIMGIYIITKELFF from the coding sequence ATGGAATATTTCGGTTATTTTGCATCTATTATCATTGGACTTTCATTAGGATTAATTGGCAGCGGAGGATCAATTCTCACGATACCTATTTTGGTTTACTTATTTAAAATCAATCCTGAGTTAGCGACAAGTTATTCATTATTTATTGTTGGAATAACTGCTTTTTATGGCGGTTACAGTCATTATAAATTAGGTAATCTTAAATTAAAAACGGCATTATATTTTGCAGTTCCGTCTGTTATTTCGATATTGATTATTAGAGAAGTGATCTTTCCAAAAATTGCTTCTACACTATTTACGGTTGCTTCTTATGCTGTTTCCAAAGATTTATTAATTATGATTGTCTTTGCCATTCTAATGATCGGAGCATCGATATCAATGATAAAAAAGAACAAAACTGAGATTACAAACCATAAAATCAACTACAGTCAGCTGGCTATTATTGGTGCCTTAGTAGGAATTGTAACTGGATTTCTGGGAGCTGGTGGCGGATTTTTAATTATTCCTGCTTTGTTATTTTTTGCCAACTTACCTATGAAACAAGCCGTAGGAACTTCACTATTAATTATTTTCATCAATTCAGCCATCGGTTTCGCCGGCGATTTATACCTTAACACTCCTATCGATTATGGCTTCCTGTTACTGATTTCAGCCATGGCATTTATAGGAATGTTTATTGGAATTCTTCTTTCTAAAAAAATAGACGGCAGCAAACTAAAACCTGTTTTTGGATGGTTTGTATTGATTATGGGAATTTATATTATTACTAAGGAGCTTTTCTTTTAA
- the ygiD gene encoding 4,5-DOPA-extradiol-dioxygenase — protein MNTLNDLHKISSTFSNTEKMPVLFLGHGSPMNAIEENQFVAGFRSMAKTLPQPNAILCISAHWFTKGTKVTAMEMPRTIHDFGGFPKELFAVQYPAKGNPDLAIATKELLLPAEVELDHEWGLDHGAWSVIKHLYPEANVPVIQLSIDYSKSPQYHFELAQKLSALRHKGILIIGSGNIVHNLRLVDFYNMDVDNYGFDWAIEAREKVNSYLLDGNFQALINYEKQGQALQLAIPTPEHYLPLIYTLGLKEKQEELSLFNDKLLGGSLSMTSVKIV, from the coding sequence ATGAACACACTCAACGACCTACATAAAATTTCAAGTACTTTTTCGAATACCGAAAAAATGCCCGTTTTGTTTCTGGGGCATGGAAGCCCGATGAATGCGATTGAAGAAAATCAATTTGTGGCGGGTTTTAGAAGTATGGCTAAAACGTTACCGCAGCCGAATGCTATTTTGTGTATTTCGGCACATTGGTTTACCAAAGGGACTAAAGTCACCGCAATGGAAATGCCAAGAACGATTCATGACTTTGGAGGTTTTCCTAAAGAATTGTTTGCCGTACAGTATCCTGCCAAAGGAAATCCTGATTTAGCCATTGCTACCAAAGAATTATTATTGCCTGCCGAAGTTGAACTCGATCACGAATGGGGTTTGGATCACGGTGCCTGGAGTGTAATCAAACATTTGTATCCTGAAGCGAATGTTCCGGTGATTCAGTTGAGTATTGATTATTCAAAATCGCCACAATACCATTTTGAGTTGGCACAAAAATTAAGTGCTTTGCGACATAAAGGTATTCTTATTATAGGTAGCGGAAATATTGTACACAATTTACGCTTGGTTGATTTCTATAATATGGATGTAGATAATTATGGTTTTGATTGGGCAATAGAAGCCAGAGAAAAAGTGAACTCCTATTTATTAGACGGTAATTTCCAAGCTTTGATTAATTATGAAAAACAAGGACAAGCTTTGCAATTAGCCATTCCTACACCGGAACATTATTTGCCTTTAATTTATACTTTAGGATTAAAAGAAAAGCAAGAAGAACTGAGTTTGTTTAATGATAAATTACTGGGAGGTTCTTTGAGTATGACTTCAGTGAAGATTGTTTAA
- a CDS encoding SDR family oxidoreductase: MSAKILVTGATGNFGRLTIDFLLNKGIAANTISALVRDEAKALDLKQKEINLRIGDYDNYDSLLAAFQGIDKLLLVSGTDLVNRGKQQLNAVKAAKEAGVKHILYTSFERKNETETSPIAFLAQSHIDTDNAIKASGISYTIFRNNLYLDVLPMFLGEKVLEQGIFFPAGEGQAAYVSRNDLAEAAANVLISGKHENKEYAMNNVENYSMKNVADTLSEITNSTVSYTSPGVEVYSDVLTKAGVPGEYVGMFVGFGEAIKQGEFQAESSDLEKLLGRKPVSLSDFLKQLYGK, from the coding sequence ATGAGTGCAAAAATTTTAGTTACTGGGGCTACGGGAAATTTCGGAAGATTAACAATCGATTTTTTATTGAATAAAGGAATTGCTGCAAATACTATTTCGGCTTTGGTTAGAGATGAAGCAAAAGCATTAGATTTAAAGCAAAAAGAAATCAACCTGAGAATAGGGGATTATGATAATTATGACTCTTTGTTAGCAGCATTTCAAGGAATCGATAAATTATTATTAGTTTCAGGAACTGATTTGGTAAACCGTGGTAAACAACAATTAAATGCGGTTAAAGCAGCAAAAGAAGCCGGAGTCAAACACATTTTATATACTAGTTTCGAACGTAAAAATGAGACTGAAACATCTCCGATTGCTTTTTTAGCCCAATCGCATATTGATACAGACAATGCAATTAAAGCAAGTGGAATCAGTTATACTATTTTTAGAAATAATTTATATTTGGATGTACTACCGATGTTTTTAGGAGAAAAAGTATTGGAACAGGGAATCTTTTTTCCTGCCGGAGAAGGTCAGGCCGCTTATGTTTCGAGAAATGATTTAGCCGAAGCAGCTGCCAATGTATTGATTTCTGGTAAACACGAAAATAAAGAATATGCTATGAATAATGTAGAAAATTATTCGATGAAAAACGTAGCGGATACTTTGAGTGAAATTACGAATTCAACGGTAAGCTATACAAGTCCAGGTGTTGAAGTGTATTCAGATGTTTTGACTAAAGCTGGTGTTCCCGGAGAATATGTTGGAATGTTTGTAGGTTTTGGGGAGGCCATCAAACAAGGAGAATTTCAGGCTGAATCCAGTGATTTAGAAAAACTATTAGGTAGAAAACCAGTAAGTCTAAGTGATTTTTTGAAACAGCTTTATGGTAAATAA
- a CDS encoding winged helix-turn-helix transcriptional regulator codes for MESTISFKEAKACPIQFVLAVNDTLNVISGKWKLPIIGSLLFEKRRFTDIQRNIPKITPRMLSKELKDLEINGMVKRTVYDTTPIMVEYELTESGKLLSDVLDKMLEWGLQHREATLTKV; via the coding sequence ATGGAAAGTACAATCAGTTTCAAAGAAGCCAAAGCCTGCCCGATTCAGTTTGTATTAGCCGTTAATGATACTTTAAATGTGATTAGCGGTAAATGGAAGTTACCTATTATAGGTTCCTTATTATTTGAGAAAAGACGTTTTACAGATATTCAACGTAATATTCCAAAAATTACTCCACGAATGTTATCTAAAGAATTGAAAGATTTAGAAATAAACGGAATGGTCAAACGCACCGTTTATGATACGACTCCAATTATGGTTGAATACGAGTTGACCGAATCAGGAAAATTATTGAGTGATGTATTGGACAAAATGCTGGAATGGGGTTTGCAACATCGGGAAGCAACATTAACTAAAGTTTAA
- the coaD gene encoding pantetheine-phosphate adenylyltransferase — protein MRKAIFPGSFDPITLGHEDIIKRGIPLFDEIVIAIGVNAEKKYMFPLEERKRFIEETFKDEPKVSVITYEGLTIDLCKKINANFILRGLRNPADFEFEKAIAHTNRQLSKIETVFLLTAASTSYISSSIVRDVLRNGGEYELLVPKAVRTK, from the coding sequence ATGAGAAAAGCCATATTTCCGGGATCGTTTGATCCAATTACCTTAGGTCATGAAGATATTATCAAAAGAGGAATTCCACTTTTTGATGAAATTGTTATTGCCATTGGGGTGAATGCTGAGAAAAAATATATGTTCCCTCTGGAAGAAAGAAAACGTTTTATTGAAGAAACTTTCAAAGACGAACCAAAGGTTTCTGTAATAACTTATGAAGGTCTGACTATTGATTTGTGTAAAAAAATCAACGCTAATTTCATTCTTCGAGGCTTGCGTAATCCTGCCGACTTTGAATTTGAAAAAGCCATAGCGCACACCAACAGACAATTATCAAAAATAGAAACGGTATTTTTACTAACCGCAGCCAGTACTTCCTACATTAGTTCAAGCATAGTAAGAGATGTACTTCGAAATGGCGGAGAATATGAATTATTAGTTCCAAAAGCTGTAAGAACAAAGTAA
- a CDS encoding chlorite dismutase family protein: protein MNNTIFDFVGGTIGEWKVIKMTTIKGDNLPDISYINKISSSLIKNDEGIWTLKGIVSNLRYTEKAEKEQLVAIQEDLGRPLATHAAFIPLRKSAEWWNLAQDERRKIMEESSKHTQTGLKYLPAIARKLFHSRDIGEAFDFLTWFEYAPADEEAFEELLYALRKTEEWNYVDREVDIRLIKV from the coding sequence ATGAATAACACAATTTTTGACTTTGTTGGCGGAACAATAGGAGAATGGAAAGTAATAAAAATGACAACCATAAAAGGAGATAATTTGCCTGATATTTCCTATATTAATAAAATTTCAAGTTCTCTGATTAAAAATGATGAGGGGATTTGGACCTTAAAAGGAATTGTCAGTAACCTAAGATACACGGAGAAAGCCGAAAAAGAGCAATTAGTAGCTATTCAGGAAGATTTAGGCAGGCCATTGGCAACTCATGCTGCATTTATTCCTTTGCGAAAATCGGCTGAATGGTGGAATCTCGCTCAGGATGAGAGAAGAAAAATCATGGAAGAGAGTTCTAAACACACTCAAACAGGACTAAAATATTTACCCGCCATAGCTCGAAAATTATTCCACAGTAGGGATATTGGTGAAGCTTTTGATTTTTTAACCTGGTTCGAATACGCTCCTGCTGACGAAGAAGCTTTCGAAGAATTATTATATGCACTAAGAAAAACGGAAGAATGGAATTATGTCGATAGGGAAGTAGATATCCGATTAATCAAAGTTTAA
- a CDS encoding ABC transporter ATP-binding protein yields MSYLEIKDLEISFPTPKGKYTAVRDINLSIQKGEIISIIGHSGCGKSTILNAIAGMLTPSAGSVVLNDQNIKGPGPDRGIVFQNYSLLPWLTVYQNIFQVVDSVMEGTATEKHEIVEKNLKMVNLFEHKDKLPGQLSGGMKQRVAIARAFAINPGVLLMDEPFGALDALTKGTMQLEVLKLWNLDNREKTIVMITHDIEEALFLSDRIIVLNNGPSSTIKEIVEVHLPRPRNKIEIVKMPEYIELRDKLLHLLTDHFSIEDMGMKYKN; encoded by the coding sequence ATGAGTTATTTAGAAATCAAAGATTTGGAAATTTCATTTCCAACACCAAAAGGAAAATATACAGCCGTAAGAGATATTAATTTATCCATCCAAAAAGGCGAAATCATATCTATAATCGGACATTCAGGTTGTGGAAAATCAACTATCTTAAATGCTATTGCGGGAATGTTAACACCATCAGCAGGTTCAGTAGTACTAAACGATCAAAACATCAAAGGTCCGGGACCTGACAGAGGAATTGTTTTTCAAAACTATTCGCTTTTACCTTGGTTGACTGTTTATCAAAATATATTTCAGGTAGTAGATTCGGTAATGGAAGGTACTGCTACAGAAAAGCATGAAATTGTAGAGAAGAATCTAAAAATGGTAAATTTATTCGAACACAAAGATAAATTACCAGGACAATTATCAGGAGGAATGAAACAAAGAGTGGCTATTGCCCGTGCCTTTGCCATCAATCCGGGAGTTTTATTGATGGATGAACCTTTTGGAGCATTGGATGCTTTGACCAAAGGAACCATGCAATTAGAAGTATTAAAACTATGGAATTTGGATAATCGTGAAAAAACTATTGTGATGATTACGCATGATATTGAAGAAGCTTTATTCTTATCGGATCGAATTATAGTTTTGAATAATGGGCCATCCTCAACTATCAAAGAAATCGTTGAAGTGCATTTGCCAAGACCAAGAAACAAAATCGAAATTGTAAAAATGCCTGAATATATTGAGCTTAGAGATAAGTTGTTGCATTTATTAACAGATCATTTCTCTATTGAAGATATGGGAATGAAATATAAAAATTAG
- the ntrB gene encoding nitrate ABC transporter permease, whose amino-acid sequence MSEREIVAVGTYEEVKAASVATSQSEENKNERLSALADKLLEKSKSLLFAALGLFIVGGLWELLSSITKDALPGPIATLTVLYEMISDPFYDYGPNDKGIGLQLFNSIKTVLLGFFLGSLVAIPIGILMGASTVCKQIFYPIVQLLKPVSPLAWFPIGLVVFKDTGLATIFIVFITSLWSTLINTSFGIASLPQDHKNVAKAFGFSKMRYLTKILIPFSLPHIITGLRLSISVAWLVIVAGEMLSGGAGIGFFVWDSWNALSLEKVISAIIIIGVVGLLFDKLFTYIENKVAYKA is encoded by the coding sequence ATGTCAGAAAGAGAAATAGTAGCAGTAGGAACTTATGAGGAGGTAAAAGCAGCTTCGGTAGCCACTTCTCAAAGTGAAGAAAACAAAAACGAAAGATTAAGTGCATTAGCTGATAAGCTGTTAGAAAAATCAAAATCATTGCTTTTTGCAGCATTAGGATTGTTCATCGTTGGTGGATTGTGGGAGTTATTGAGTAGTATTACAAAAGATGCTCTGCCGGGTCCAATAGCAACATTAACGGTTTTATACGAAATGATTAGTGATCCGTTTTACGATTATGGTCCTAACGACAAAGGAATCGGATTGCAATTGTTTAACTCTATAAAAACCGTATTATTAGGTTTCTTTTTAGGCTCATTAGTAGCTATTCCAATAGGGATATTGATGGGAGCAAGTACTGTTTGCAAACAAATTTTTTACCCTATCGTACAACTTTTAAAACCGGTTTCGCCATTAGCATGGTTCCCAATTGGTTTAGTGGTATTCAAAGACACAGGTTTAGCAACTATTTTTATTGTATTTATTACGTCGTTATGGTCAACATTAATTAATACTTCTTTTGGTATTGCATCTTTGCCTCAAGATCATAAAAATGTAGCCAAAGCATTTGGATTTTCTAAAATGAGATATTTAACTAAAATTTTAATTCCATTTAGTTTACCTCACATCATTACAGGTTTACGTTTGAGTATCAGTGTAGCTTGGTTAGTAATTGTAGCTGGCGAAATGTTATCAGGAGGAGCCGGAATTGGATTTTTTGTATGGGACAGCTGGAATGCTTTAAGTCTTGAAAAAGTAATATCAGCCATTATCATCATTGGTGTAGTAGGATTACTTTTTGATAAATTATTTACTTACATAGAAAACAAAGTGGCTTACAAAGCGTAA